In the genome of Crassaminicella thermophila, the window CTTATCAAACTTTTTATCTCAAAATGCTGCTCTATTAACTCCAAGCACGCTTTCTTATCCATTGAATCACCCTATTTGTATTGACTTCTTAAAGCTAAAAGCTTCTGTTTTTGCGTATTTTCAAGTTGAACCAATTCTTTTTCAATTGTCTCTCTCTTTTGTCTTCCTTCTTCATAAATTTTCATAGAGCCTTCTATTGTTTCGATTAATTTCATATGGGTTTCTCTTAGTGTATCCATACTTATAATTCCTCTTTCACTTTCCTTTGCAATTTCTAATGTATTCATTTTTAGCAACTCAGCATTTTGTTTTAGCATATTTTCTGTTGTATCTGAAACCTTTTTCTGAAGCTCTAAAGCAGTCTTTTGTTTATTTAAAGAAATAGCCAAAGCAATCTGATTTTTCCAAACAGGAATAGTAGTTAAAATACTAGATTGAATTTTATTCGCAAGAATTTTATCGTTATTTTGCATCAATCTTATTTGTGGAAGAGTTTGAATAGCTATTTCTCTACTCAATTTTAAGTCGTGGATTCTTTTTTCCATTTCATTTAGCATTTGGGCAAAATCATTATACTTTTGAATATCTAGCATATCCTTAGTCTTATCAGCCCTATTTTTTAACTCTATAAGAATTGTTTCTTTTAATTCTTTGTATTTTAGCTCTCCTGCTGCAATATACATCTCTAACTTATGCACATACTCTAAATTCTTATTATACAAAGCATCTAACACATTAACATCTCTAATTAATTCTTTTCTAGCCGTATCTAAGGCAACAACAATTTTATCTACCGTTTGGGTAACATTCTCAAGCTGAATTTTACTGTTTTCAAAGCTTTTCTTTATTTTATTTAAAAATGGGATCTTACTAGTAATAGATTTTTTTTCTTGTAGCTTTTCTACATCAACCGATTGAATTGTTGTTAGTAACAAGGACAAATTGTTTCCTACATGACCTGTATCCTTTGTTCGTACTCCCTCCAATATACCATCTGCAAATTTTGCAATACTTCCTTGAATTTCTGCACCAAAAGAAGCAATGCTGTTTACATCTCCTATTTTTATTTCGTTTTTCATACTCTCTAAAGCTTTTAAATCTTCTTTATTAAACTTTGACAAATCAACAGAAATGTAATTTTCACTCTCTTTTTCCTCTACAATATCCGTATTTTTTTCCAATACTTTATTATTTTCTTCAACTTCTTTTAATAAGTCCTGAAAACCCACTATCCTTCACTCCCCTTTTGCATATTAAAAATCTGATTTGATTAAATCCTGTACTGTTTTTAAATCTACCTGTAAATTTAACTGCTGTTGCTCTTTTATACCCTCTATAGTAACATACAGCTTTTTATTCATCTCACAAATGGTATTTACTAATTGTTCTTTCTCTTTTTGACTAGCATTTTTTTCATCAAAGCTTACTAGGATTTCTCTTACCATAGGAATATATTTTAACAATAGCAATTCTTTTACAGATATGATACTATCTATATGTTCTTCGTAGTATGAAATAATAAAAGAATAATAAGCAATAAAAGAAAGTAAGCTTGTAAAAATTTTCTGATCATTTATAGTACAAAGAAATTTCTCTATTTCTTTTAATGAAATTTTTCCATCTTCTAAAACAGAATTTTCCTGATTGTTTTCTTGTACTGTATGAAAATCCTCTGTATCTTTTTTTCTTTTGAACAGATTAAAGATTTCAATCACATCCTTATTTAAAGCTTAGTTTTCTCTAAATCTTTGTTTATGAACGTTATTTTTCAATTCATTAATAAAGATAAACAATACTGATATTAAAAAAAGAAATATAAAAAAATAAGTGAATGACTCTGATAACTTTTGCTTTTAAAAAACTTACTGAACGTTTTTTTTATTTTTCTTCTTAAAATTGCTTATTTATATTTTATTATATCAAACACTATTTTCTATTCAAAGGATAAGTATACTTTTTCCAGTTTATTAGATTGTGCAATATTTAGAATTTTATTACTTTTCTGTATGCAGTTGCCATATTTTCCGTTCAATGTTATAATCATATCGACCAGTTTCATTTAATATCAAGTGAATATTTTCGGATGAAGATAACGGGAGAGTGATCACTGATCCACCGAAGAAGTTACTCTTTCAGGTAAAGGGACCGTTATTGGACGAGCCTCTGGAGAGACTCTTATTGAGCACCGAAGGAGCAAGCCGATAATTTTATCGGTGAAACTCTCAGGTAAAAGGACAGAGCATTTTGTTTCCTAGAGGCCAAATCATTTGATTTGGCTTTTTTTATAATCCATTTATGGGTTATAATTAAAGCCTTCCTTATTGGTTATAAAATCAAAACAAATAACAAGGAGGAAGGATTATGGAAAAATTAACTACTTTCTTTAATCAAATCGATTCTTTTGTATGGGGCCCACCTTTACTAATTTTATTAGTAGGTACAGGTATCTACCTTACCATTCGATTAGGAGTACTTCAAGTATTAAAATTGCCTTTAGCCCTTAAATATTTATTTTCGAAAGAACAAGATCATACTGCTAAGGGTGATGTATCTAGCTTCGCAGCTCTTTGTACCGCTTTAGCTGCAACTATTGGTACTGGAAATATTGTAGGGGTAGCAACTGCTATTAAAGCAGGAGGACCTGGTGCTTTATTTTGGATGTGGATGGCAGCATTCTTTGGCATGGCCACAAAATATGCAGAAGGTTTATTAGCAGTAAAGTATAGAGTAGTAGATGAAAATGGCCAAATGTCAGGAGGGCCTATGTACTATATAGAAAAAGGTCTAGGCAACAAATGGCTTGCTAAAATGTTTGCTTTCTTTGGTATCGGAGTTGCATTCTTTGGAATCGGTACTTTTCCACAGGTAAATGCCATTACAAATGCAGCAAAAATCACACTGCATGTACCTGTTATTGTTTCTTCTATTATTCTTACTATACTTGTAGCCCTTGTAACCTTAGGTGGGATTAAAAGTATTTCTAAAGTTGCTGAGCTGACTGTTCCTTTTATGGCCGTATTTTACATCATTGGTTCAATAATTATCCTTATTATAAATATAGATTTATTACCACAAACAATTGCTTTGATAATAAAGAGTGCCTTTACCCCTACTGCAGCTACTGGTGGCTTCTTAGGAGCAAGTGTTATGTTAGCTATTCGAAACGGTGTTGCAAGAGGTGTTTTTTCTAATGAATCTGGTTTAGGTAGTGCTCCTATTGCTGCTGCCGCTGCAAAAACAAAATCTTGTGTACGTCAAGGTCTTATATCTATGACAGGAACATTTTTTGATACCATTATTGTATGTACAATGACTGGTTTAGTACTAATTTTAACAGGTGCATGGCAATCTGATTTTGAAGGGGCAGCTATGACAAATGCAGCCTTCCATCAAGCATTACCAGTTGCTGGACAATTCATTGTGACGATTGGATTAATCTTCTTTGCTTTTACGACTATATTAGGATGGAACTATTATGGTGAGCGATGTATCGAATATATTTTCGGTGTAGCAGGAATTAAACCTTTTAAATATATTTATATATTCTTAGTAGCAGTAGGTGCTTTCTTAAAATTAAACTTAATTTGGATTTTAGCTGATATTGTAAATGGATTAATGGCTATTCCAAACCTTATTGGTCTTGTTGGCCTAAGCGGTGTAGTTGTTACAGAAACCAAGGAATATTTTAAACAGCTAAAAGATGAAATGAGCAAAAAAAACGTTGCTTAAATTCAATGGCTATATACCATTAGGTATGTAGCTTTTTTTATTTTTCTATTTCCTTGACAAGAATTTCTATTTTTTATTTAATGAATATGATATATATAACAGAGTGTAGACAAAATAAAATTTATGAATGAAAAATAAAAGCGAATGATTGCAAAAGTTATCAAAGTCATTCTCTTATCTTTTTATATTTCCTTTTTCAAATGTTTATGTTGTTTATCTATAGATGAATCTTAATCATTAAAATTTATTTTTTTGGGTATAGAATAAAAGATGCAAATATAAAATTTTATTGAAGGAGATCATTATGTTTAAAAACGAGATTACACTAGAAGATAAAGCCTTATTTGAAAAATATACTGGTAGTTATCCTTATGAAACATCAGGCTTAAGCTTTACAAGCCTTTTTATGTGGAGACATCTAAATTCATTTAAATATGAAATCATTCATGATTTCTTATGTATTTCAGGAATCAATCATCTTAATTTAGATTATAAGGAATTCTTTGTTTTCCCTCCATTGGCAATAGGAAAATATGATGTTCATAAACTTTCTTTAGCAATAGATGTAATAAAAAATAAATTTGATGAAAAAGGTGTTCCTTTTAATATGAAACTTGTCCCTCTTCACATAATAGAAATTTTGAAAGCAGCTAAACCTAAGAAATTTATTTTTACACCTGATCGAGACAATTATGACTATGTTTATTTAGCAAAAGATTTAATTGAATTAAGAGGAAGAAAGTATCATGCAAAGAAAAACCACTTAAATTACTTTATAAAGAATGTTACTCATCAATACGTACCCTTAACAAATGAACATATAAAAGATTGCTTAGCCTTAAATGAACGCCTTATAAAAACAAAAACCTATAGCCCATTAGAAAGTCATCTTATAGATCTTGAGCAAAATGCCGTTTACGAAGCTTTAAAAAATATGAATGCCTTAGGCTGTAAGGGAGGAGCTATTTTAATTGATAACGAGGTTCAAGCCTTTACCCTTGGAGCAAAATTAAATGAAGATACCATGGTTATTCATATTGAAAAAGCAAACGCACGAATCCGTGGATTATATCAAGCCATTAATCAGCAGTTTTGCAGCCATGAATGCATAGATCTAAAATATGTCAATAGAGAAGAAGATATGGGTTTAGAAAACTTGAGAAAAGCAAAGCTTTCCTATCGTCCTGTTAAAATGATTGAAAAATATAATGTAACTCTTATGAAGTAAAGGAGGGAAAAAATGATTACTAGATTATTAACAAAAGAGGATACCTCTGCTGCAAAAAAATTGTGGGGTTATGCATTTGAAACAGATGAACCCTTTTATACTTGGTACTTTCAAGAGGTATTCAACCCTAAAAATTCCATCGGTATTTTTTCTGAAGGAGAATTGGTGTCTTATTTGCAGCTTAACCCTTATACAATATATCTGAATGGAAACTCTTTCAAAGCTTCTTATGTAGTTGGGGTAATTACTTCCCCTGAATATAGAAATAAAGGAGCTATGAAAGTTTTACTTTCAAAAGCCATTGAAGAGATGAATAAAAGAAATCATTTTGTATCCATATTAATGCCATTTGATACAACCTTTTATCGTCCATATGGATGGGAATTATGCTATAGCCAAATGAAATATGAAACTCCTATCTATATAGTAGGTCATTATAGTAATCAAGAAAAGGGAGGTACTTTTTCTCGAATCAATCTTGATAAAGACTTTGAATCTCTAAATAATATATACGAAACCTATTTAAAACACCATCATGGATATGTAAAAAGGAATAAAAAAAATTGGGACCATATTTTAAAAGATTTAGCATACTATAATGGCCATGCATATCTTTTAAAAGATTCTAAAAATCTTCCTGTTGGATACATTCTTTATTTTATAAAAAACGGAAAATTTACTGCCAAAGAAATAGTCTACAAAAATGAATGGGCAAAGAAATCTCTTTTTGGTTTTATTTATAGCCATAAATCACAAGCGACTACAGTAGAATGGTCTGCTCCATCTAATGATTCTACCCATCTTTTTTTGAAAGATACGATTCAACCAAAGCCAACAAACAAAGTAAGCTTATATCCTTTTATGTGTGGTAGAATAATCAATATAAAAAAAGCTTTAGAAAGTTGTCTTTTTTCTAAAAGTATTTGCTGCTCCTTTTCCATGGAAATTACAGATTCATATGCCCCTTGGAATGACGGAACCT includes:
- a CDS encoding toxic anion resistance protein; this translates as MGFQDLLKEVEENNKVLEKNTDIVEEKESENYISVDLSKFNKEDLKALESMKNEIKIGDVNSIASFGAEIQGSIAKFADGILEGVRTKDTGHVGNNLSLLLTTIQSVDVEKLQEKKSITSKIPFLNKIKKSFENSKIQLENVTQTVDKIVVALDTARKELIRDVNVLDALYNKNLEYVHKLEMYIAAGELKYKELKETILIELKNRADKTKDMLDIQKYNDFAQMLNEMEKRIHDLKLSREIAIQTLPQIRLMQNNDKILANKIQSSILTTIPVWKNQIALAISLNKQKTALELQKKVSDTTENMLKQNAELLKMNTLEIAKESERGIISMDTLRETHMKLIETIEGSMKIYEEGRQKRETIEKELVQLENTQKQKLLALRSQYK
- a CDS encoding alanine/glycine:cation symporter family protein, which produces MEKLTTFFNQIDSFVWGPPLLILLVGTGIYLTIRLGVLQVLKLPLALKYLFSKEQDHTAKGDVSSFAALCTALAATIGTGNIVGVATAIKAGGPGALFWMWMAAFFGMATKYAEGLLAVKYRVVDENGQMSGGPMYYIEKGLGNKWLAKMFAFFGIGVAFFGIGTFPQVNAITNAAKITLHVPVIVSSIILTILVALVTLGGIKSISKVAELTVPFMAVFYIIGSIIILIINIDLLPQTIALIIKSAFTPTAATGGFLGASVMLAIRNGVARGVFSNESGLGSAPIAAAAAKTKSCVRQGLISMTGTFFDTIIVCTMTGLVLILTGAWQSDFEGAAMTNAAFHQALPVAGQFIVTIGLIFFAFTTILGWNYYGERCIEYIFGVAGIKPFKYIYIFLVAVGAFLKLNLIWILADIVNGLMAIPNLIGLVGLSGVVVTETKEYFKQLKDEMSKKNVA
- a CDS encoding DUF2156 domain-containing protein, translated to MFKNEITLEDKALFEKYTGSYPYETSGLSFTSLFMWRHLNSFKYEIIHDFLCISGINHLNLDYKEFFVFPPLAIGKYDVHKLSLAIDVIKNKFDEKGVPFNMKLVPLHIIEILKAAKPKKFIFTPDRDNYDYVYLAKDLIELRGRKYHAKKNHLNYFIKNVTHQYVPLTNEHIKDCLALNERLIKTKTYSPLESHLIDLEQNAVYEALKNMNALGCKGGAILIDNEVQAFTLGAKLNEDTMVIHIEKANARIRGLYQAINQQFCSHECIDLKYVNREEDMGLENLRKAKLSYRPVKMIEKYNVTLMK
- a CDS encoding GNAT family N-acetyltransferase gives rise to the protein MITRLLTKEDTSAAKKLWGYAFETDEPFYTWYFQEVFNPKNSIGIFSEGELVSYLQLNPYTIYLNGNSFKASYVVGVITSPEYRNKGAMKVLLSKAIEEMNKRNHFVSILMPFDTTFYRPYGWELCYSQMKYETPIYIVGHYSNQEKGGTFSRINLDKDFESLNNIYETYLKHHHGYVKRNKKNWDHILKDLAYYNGHAYLLKDSKNLPVGYILYFIKNGKFTAKEIVYKNEWAKKSLFGFIYSHKSQATTVEWSAPSNDSTHLFLKDTIQPKPTNKVSLYPFMCGRIINIKKALESCLFSKSICCSFSMEITDSYAPWNDGTFIVTIQNGKASLEKTDLSSVDLSCTINTFSQLFFGAINIDQAISLEKIILHNQSILENLSKIFYSKNNYINEFF